The segment CCCCACATAGTCAACGGGCGGCTGTATATTCATAGTTTGCGTACTCTTCGGCTGCCGTTCTACCGCCTTCTTGGGTTGCTGCCGCTCCACTGCCTTCTTCGGCTGCTGCCGCTCCACTGCCTTCTTCGGCTGCTGCCACTCCACTGCCTTCTTCGGCTGCGGCGGCTCCACTGCCTTCTTCAGCTGCGGCGGCTCCACTGCCTTCTTCAGCTGCGGCTGAAGCGCAGGCTTCAGTTGTTGCCGCTGCTGCCGCTTGCGTTCGCTGGCTGCGCGTACTCCTACTGTCTGCCCACGCTTCTTGTGGGACGTCCGTTTGCGCGTGGCCTGCGCGGAACGCCGCTGGATGAACCGGACGGACTTACCTGTATTATAGAGATACTTGCCCCCGGATACGTATGCATCCGCAGGACGAATTGTCTGCTTGATAACGGTGGAAGCCGGCTCCCTATGCTCTGGTTCTTGCCTTTCAGTCTCCTGGCCTGTGGACTGAGCCCGTTCAAGCAGCCGTTCTGTCTCACGCATGAACAGCGCCAGTTCATCGTCCGCATTGACTGAGAGCCGCAGACAAGCCTGCTTCAGCTGCTCCATCTGTCCCATTGTTTTATGAATCGCCTGCACCAATAGCTCATCCTCCGATTTCCTGGCTTCAGCCTTCATACCCGTTCACCTCTCGCACCAGCCGTCTGCTGGTTTCCAGTGTCCGGCAGATCATGGCCTGATGCTGGGCCAGGGCCGTGATGATTCTGGCCACCGCCTCCTGCAGGGCGTCAAGCCCCCCCATCTCTAATTCTTCCTCCCAGCCGTACTCATCGTCATACATATATTCCAGCTTGCGGATTTCAACCGCGATCAGAGCCGAGACCGCTTCTTCCTCCAGCGCCGCAGCCAGAATAATCGCTTTGGTCAACCGTTCCCGCTGTAGCATAGCTTCATCCCCCCGCTTTGATTTAGTTACTGTTATATATATGTGCTTTTGAGTTGTCCCTATCACCATGCGTCCCAGGTATATCGGATTTGGCGGATTTCAGAGAATTAACAGGAATAGGACAATCTGTGCCTGAAGTATACATAGCTATGACCAGACAATAAAGCGCAAAGCAACCTTTCATGTTTTGGAGGAGATCTGCATGTCAATGCCCCACATCCCCAATATAACCCCCGATATCTCGCTTACGCGGGAGGAAAGCATCTCTCTCCTGCTCACCTCCATCGCGATCAACGAGATGTCTTTGTCTCACATTATCAACGCGGAAGCGGAAGCGATGCAGGCCTTCGTGCTATCTAATCCCGGGAACATGAATTTTCTCAACATGATCCAGTTAAATAATACAACCGCCAGATTGCTCGAAGAGATTACCAAGGGCCAGTGGCTTAGTCTAAGCAAAATGGACCGGATTCTGCGTTTGTTGAGTGACTCTGGCGCCTTGTCGGCACGATTGCTGGAAGAAGAACTAACTACTGAGATTGAGGAAGATGAGGAATAACAGGCAACTGCCATTCTTCAGCCAGAACGGACACAACAACATATTGAGGGTTACGGCACAACCGGAAGGAGCCTGGTGCTATGTACAGAGCAATGTCTAATTCGCTCGCTGCTTGTTCCGGAAGCTGAAATCCTCAGTTAAACATATAAAATGCAACAGCTTCGTTGACACATAGAAATGGACAAGCCTTTTTCATGTAGACAGCCCTTGTGGAATTCTCCTAGGCTAATCCACCTATTGCACCTTCCAGTGATTCAAATGATCCGCAATCCGGATCAGCTCATTGGCCAGCGAGGAGAGGGAAGCCACAAGCTGCTGCTGTCTGTCTGGCTCCTGGGCCTCGGCCATACGGCTTTCCGTTCGCTCTGGCACGGGAAGCTCTTGTTCACTTTTGCTGTACATGGGGAATCCTTCCTCGATCAGCAGGCGCACAATGGTGCTTAGATGATAGCGTTCCATGCGCAGCTCACTGATCCGTTTTAACAGTTTCAGAGTTTCATAGGGATAGAGCACCTGATCTCCTTGCCGGGTCCCAGGGACGAAGTAAGAGAAATATTCGAGCCATCTCTTGACTGTAGTCGGAGGCAATTTCGATAAATTAATAATTTCCAGTTGGGTGTAATGGCGTACCATAACATCGCTCCTCTGTTTTAAGTGGACTTATTTATTTTAATGGTATTCATGTTCCTCGAAATAAATGTGTAAAAATACCTATTTGTATATTTATCGTCCCGCAAAAAAAGACAGGCCCGTTCCGTAGAACGTTGCCTGTCTATTATGCTGCCTTGAAGGCGGCAGATTACCTGCTTAAGAAACTTTAAACAATTCGCTGAAGGAATCGCCAAGCAGCTCTTTATAATATTTCCGGTTATGCAGCATACTTGGGTGTGTAGGATAATAGAATAGAGCTGTCTCATTATGGTAATTAGCCTTCATGTACTGACCCAGACGGTCATAGCATACACATAATTGCAGATGCGGCACCCAGGTGGTAGAGGTCATATCCTGCAGCCCCAGGGTAGCTCGCCGGGGGAGCGTAATCGCCTGTTCGAACCAGTAGATCGCCCGCTGGTACTCCCCGGCTTCCACGAATTCACCGCCCAGGCGGCAGCAGAATTCGGAACGGGGGATATCATAATTGAGGGTACGGTAGAGCGCGTTCAACTTCCCGGCCTTGTTGTTCAGATGTCCGTGGCATTCCGCCATCTTCAGGCAAGCCTGATAGTTATCCTCCACCCAGCCCTGGCCGGTCTGCAGGAATTTCTCGTAATATTCCAGCGCTTCTTCGTGAATGGCATGATCCCGGAGCTCATTGGCGAAATAGTAGAGATCGCGCGGTGAGAACTCCTCGCCACTGGCCTGGCGTCCACGGTAGATGCGCAGGTTACGGTCCGTATGGACCTTATCCTTCTTGTGTGTAATGCAGACCTCGCTGTCAAAAGTGTTACCGGCAACAGCCAGATACTCATGCACCGGCCCGATCCACTGAAAGCCGCAGTCCCGGCGGACCAGCCGGTTTCGTCTCAGGCTTGAGGTCACTTTGCCTTCACTGTCGAAGGCCAGATTGTAGGGCATGGTCACAGACTGGTACTGCGGTGACAATGTCTCCTTCAGCTTCTTGAAGCGCACCCGGTCGATTTCCTCAATGGTATCGTCCGCGTCCAGCCAGAGAATATATTCCTTTGTTGCCTTGCTGAAGGCTTCGTTACGGGCTGCCGCAAAATTGTCAATCCATTCAAAATCATAGATTACTGCACCATATTCTGCAGCAATCTCCTTGGTCCGGTCAGTAGAGCCTGTATCGACAATGACGATTTCGTCGACAATATCCTTCACACAATCCAGACACCGGCTCAAGCCGTTCTCTTCATTGCGCACAATCATACATAGACTGATAGTAATCATTTCGCCCTCCTATGAATTCTCTGTCATATATTTGCGTATTTGAAGCTCACTGAATTCCCGCATATCCTGCCCTGCATCCAGCGCTTTGTGCCAATCCACCGTCTTCTGCAGGGCCTGCTCAACACTCCAGCGGGAGCGCCAGCCCAGCAGGCGGCGGGCCTTGGTACTGTCAAGCTGCAGTTCACCAGCCTCATGCAGTCCGGAGACACCGGCGATATCAATACCCGCTCCCTCTCCCCAGAGCGCTGCAAGACGGACGGCCACCTTCTCGACACTATGGACGCTCTGCTCCTCCGGACCGAAATTCCAGGCGGCGGCATACTCTGCCCCTTCCTGCACCAGCTTCTCGGCCAGCAGCAGATAGCCGCTAAGCGGCTCCAGCACATGCTGCCAGGGGCGCGTCGCCGCCGGGCTGCGCAGCAGCGGCCTCAAGCCAGCAGCGAATGACCGCAGGCAGTCCGGTACCAGCCGGTCCAGGGAATCATCGCCGCCCCCGATGACATTGCCCGCCCTGGCGGTAGCGACAGCAACACCATGCTCGGCATAGCGGGCCGGATGGAAATAGCTGTTGCGGTAAGCCTGCGTCACCAGCTCGGAACAAGCCTTACTGGAAGAATAAGGATCATAACCGCCCAGCGGATCAGTCTCACGGTAGCCCCAGATCCACTCCCGGTTGTCATAGCATTTATCTGTTGTAACATTGACGACGGCTTTGACTGAGATGCCGGAATCAACTGCACTTGCGACCGCCTCCAGCAGATTCACCGTTCCCATGACGTTCACCTCGAAGGTATCGGCCGGGAACTGGTAGGAGGTGCGGACCAGCGGCTGGGCCGCCAGATGGAAGACCACCTCCGGAGCCGCATCCCGCAGCGCTGCATCCAGACGCTGACGGGTCCGCACATCTCCCCAGACGGTTTGGACCCCCGGCCCGTCTCCGATCAGAGGGAAGAGCTTAGGTTCATCCCGGTCCCAGGCATATCCACTCACACTTGCCCCCAGCATCGTCAGCCACCGGGTGAGCCAGCTTCCCTTGAACCCGGTATGCCCAGTTACGAAGACTCGCCGCCCCTTCCAGAATTCCGCCGTGGTCAGTTCGTTCTTATCCACGGAAGTCCT is part of the Paenibacillus sp. FSL M7-0420 genome and harbors:
- a CDS encoding MerR family transcriptional regulator; this encodes MVRHYTQLEIINLSKLPPTTVKRWLEYFSYFVPGTRQGDQVLYPYETLKLLKRISELRMERYHLSTIVRLLIEEGFPMYSKSEQELPVPERTESRMAEAQEPDRQQQLVASLSSLANELIRIADHLNHWKVQ
- a CDS encoding glycosyltransferase family 2 protein, producing the protein MITISLCMIVRNEENGLSRCLDCVKDIVDEIVIVDTGSTDRTKEIAAEYGAVIYDFEWIDNFAAARNEAFSKATKEYILWLDADDTIEEIDRVRFKKLKETLSPQYQSVTMPYNLAFDSEGKVTSSLRRNRLVRRDCGFQWIGPVHEYLAVAGNTFDSEVCITHKKDKVHTDRNLRIYRGRQASGEEFSPRDLYYFANELRDHAIHEEALEYYEKFLQTGQGWVEDNYQACLKMAECHGHLNNKAGKLNALYRTLNYDIPRSEFCCRLGGEFVEAGEYQRAIYWFEQAITLPRRATLGLQDMTSTTWVPHLQLCVCYDRLGQYMKANYHNETALFYYPTHPSMLHNRKYYKELLGDSFSELFKVS
- the rfbG gene encoding CDP-glucose 4,6-dehydratase — translated: MDKNELTTAEFWKGRRVFVTGHTGFKGSWLTRWLTMLGASVSGYAWDRDEPKLFPLIGDGPGVQTVWGDVRTRQRLDAALRDAAPEVVFHLAAQPLVRTSYQFPADTFEVNVMGTVNLLEAVASAVDSGISVKAVVNVTTDKCYDNREWIWGYRETDPLGGYDPYSSSKACSELVTQAYRNSYFHPARYAEHGVAVATARAGNVIGGGDDSLDRLVPDCLRSFAAGLRPLLRSPAATRPWQHVLEPLSGYLLLAEKLVQEGAEYAAAWNFGPEEQSVHSVEKVAVRLAALWGEGAGIDIAGVSGLHEAGELQLDSTKARRLLGWRSRWSVEQALQKTVDWHKALDAGQDMREFSELQIRKYMTENS